From Oryza sativa Japonica Group chromosome 4, ASM3414082v1, one genomic window encodes:
- the LOC4335407 gene encoding horcolin, protein MSMIVTKFGPWGGPGGDYRDVQVAPYRLVRLTIRSGDTVDGISFTYIGNDGLVYHMGHWGSDGGVPHEIHLGLMDFVMEISGTTGMWVSGMSNVLRSLKITTLKRTYGPYGNPKAGIPFSFSVDGSDRITGFFVRAGFITDAIGVYVRHC, encoded by the exons ATG AGCATGATAGTTACCAAGTTTGGTCCATGGGGAGGACCAGGCGGAGATTATAGAGACGTTCAGGTGGCTCCTTATCGGCTCGTTCGCCTAACAATCCGCAGCGGAGACACCGTCGACGGGATCTCCTTCACCTACATCGGCAACGATGGTCTCGTGTACCACATGGGTCATTGGGGTTCCGATGGTGGTGTTCCGCATGAG ATTCATCTCGGCCTTATGGACTTTGTGATGGAAATCTCTGGCACAACGGGCATGTGGGTCAGTGGAATGAGTAACGTCCTACGATCACTCAAGATCACCACCTTGAAAAGGACTTATGGGCCATACGGCAACCCTAAAGCTGGGATCCCTTTTAGCTTCTCAGTTGATGGCAGTGATCGGATCACTGGCTTTTTCGTACGCGCTGGCTTTATAACCGATGCAATTGGAGTCTATGTTCGTCACTGCTAG